A stretch of the Pogoniulus pusillus isolate bPogPus1 chromosome 14, bPogPus1.pri, whole genome shotgun sequence genome encodes the following:
- the PAG1 gene encoding phosphoprotein associated with glycosphingolipid-enriched microdomains 1: protein MGLEGGFLGSGQVHIILWGSLAAMTTLLFLTFLIFLCSSCNREKKVKHQNGDHENLMNVPSDKEVFSHSITSSATEPPPSSDQNGALSNGEVLSEDSTTACIQPYEEVQTSVSDLLDPQDSLGKSVKCHQSRELPSIPPNTTMETIISARHAENDQGLGMEGPYEVLKDSSSQENIVEDCLYETVKEIKDVGAAPSMEGSCNSKSKALLVVSEGQTQVPECRMESAEYASVDRNKKSRQSANSESPLDNTPDVEDELPPPVPMKLLDENENVQEKEVEEEDVTEGAGIPEKRLSSMSYKSREEDPSLTEDEISAMYSSVSKPGQAIKALDSPYTCIQEIASQRSPSICSGLYASVKDFENTLNTTTVPQSTDRPNGELEPDYEAIQSVSQEDDRTLSVPNTNHIALSGENDYESIGDLQHHRDFTRL, encoded by the exons ATGGGGCTGGAGGGTGGTTTCTTAGGCAGTGGACAGGTCCACATCATCCTGTGGGGAAGTTTGGCAGCCATGACAACACTCCTATTCCTCaccttcctcatcttcctctgctccagctgtaaCAG GGAGAAGAAAGTCAAACATCAGAATGGAGATCATGAAAACCTGATGAATGTT CCTTCTGACAAGGAGGTGTTCAGCCACTCGATCACAAGCTCAGCTACAGAGCCCCCTCCAAGCAGTGACCAGAACGGGGCACTCAGCAACGGCGAGG TACTCTCAGAGGACAGTACAACTGCCTGTATCCAGCCCTATGAAGAAGTACAGACATCTGTCTCTGATCTGCTAGATCCACAGGATAGCCTTGGAAAGTCTGTGAAATGTCACCAGAGCAGGGAACTGCCCAGTATTCcccctaacaccaccatggaaaCCATCATCTCAGCTAGGCATGCAGAAAATGATCAAGGTCTGGGCATGGAAGGGCCTTACGAAGTCCTGAAAGACAGCTCCTCTCAGGAGAACATAGTTGAAGACTGCTTGTATGAAACTGTGAAGGAGATTAAAGATGTGGGAGCAGCACCCAGCATGGAAGGGAGCTGTAACAGTaaatcaaaggccttgctggtGGTTTCTGAAGGCCAGACTCAGGTGCCTGAGTGCAGGATGGAATCAGCAGAATATGCATCTGTTGACCGAAATAAGAAAAGTCGCCAAAGCGCTAATTCAGAAAGTCCTCTGGACAACACACCAGATGTAGAGGATGAGCTTCCCCCACCAGTACCCATGAAACTTCTTGATGAAAATGAGAATGTGCAAGAAAAAGAAGTGGAAGAAGAAGATGTGACAGAAGGAGCAGGTATACCAGAGAAG AGGCTTAGTTCAATGTCTTACAAGTCTCGAGAGGAAGATCCATCTCTTACAGAAGATGAG ATCTCAGCCATGTATTCATCAGTCAGTAAGCCAGGACAAGCCATCAAGGCACTGGATTCTCCTTACACCTGTATTCAAGAAATTGCATCTCAGAGGTCTCCATCTATTTGCAGTGGCCTCTATGCAAGTGTGAAGGACTTTGAAAACACCCTGAATACTACCACTGTGCCTCAGTCAACAGACAGACCAAACGGGGAGCTGGAGCCTGACTATGAAGCTATCCAGTCAGTGAGCCAAGAAGATGACAGAACCTTGTCTGTGCCTAACACAAACCACATTGCTCTCTCAGGAGAGAACGACTATGAGAGCATAGGGGACTTGCAGCACCACAGGGATTTCACCAGGCTTTAA